The Myxocyprinus asiaticus isolate MX2 ecotype Aquarium Trade chromosome 39, UBuf_Myxa_2, whole genome shotgun sequence genome window below encodes:
- the LOC127430274 gene encoding reticulon-4 receptor-like 1: protein MFKRGCGLEFLLVLCGLELSWSCPRHCICYMAPSTVSCQAHNFLSIPEGIPPHSERIFLQNNKIHRLLRGHFSPTTVTLWIYSNNITYIEPSTFHGFNLLEELDLGDNRHLRSLSAETFHGLGRLHALHLYRCGLSVLPNNIFQGLRNLQYLYLQDNNLENLQDDLFVDLHNLSHLFLHGNHLWSLHQNTFRGLGALDRLLLHHNQLQWVDRLAFHDLRRLTTLYLFNNSLTELAGECLAQLPALEYLRLNDNPWECDCKALSLWDWLKKFRGSTSLVGCVAPGDLVGKDLKQLRKEDFPNCSGSESLHQSKTKTWAGTDKVSLKQEPLPAQPPQTHPYHPRQNELYPSPPSPLPQPPPAINGVQAGPESSPDTVPVQRPGRSRNCTRQRVRSSKGKGPNEVHILKEMADKEYSSPDFTGKYDETSSDGSNTRRKHKCSPRTTVRPPSGVQQATNLGNSHHLPLFLCSILGLQTLLSTELILH from the exons GCTGTGGGCTGGAGTTCCTGTTGGTACTATGTGGGCTGGAGCTCTCCTGGTCCTGCCCACGTCACTGCATTTGCTACATGGCCCCCAGCACCGTCAGCTGCCAAGCCCACAACTTCCTGTCCATCCCTGAAGGCATTCCTCCGCACAGTGAGCGCATCTTCCtccaaaacaacaagatacatcGATTGCTGCGGGGCCACTTTAGTCCTACCACAGTAACGCTGTGGATCTACTCCAACAATATCACATACATTGAACcatccaccttccatggcttcaacCTGCTGGAGGAGCTGGACCTGGGAGACAATCGGCACCTGCGGTCACTATCTGCAGAAACCTTCCACGGGCTAGGCCGGCTCCATGCCCTCCATCTATACCGCTGTGGCCTCAGTGTACTGCCCAATAACATTTTCCAGGGTCTTCGCAACCTCCAGTATCTCTACCTGCAG GACAACAACTTGGAAAATCTGCAGGATGATCTTTTTGTGGACTTGCACAACCTGAGCCACCTGTTTCTCCATGGGAACCATCTTTGGAGCCTGCACCAGAACACATTTCGTGGGCTGGGAGCCTTGGACCGGCTGCTTCTGCATCACAACCAACTACAGTGGGTGGACCGTCTGGCATTTCATGACCTGCGGCGGCTCACCACACTCTATTTGTTCAACAACTCCCTAACGGAACTTGCTGGAGAGTGTCTGGCCCAGCTGCCTGCCCTCGAGTACCTCCGCCTCAATGACAACCCTTGGGAGTGCGACTGTAAGGCTTTATCACTGTGGGACTGGCTCAAAAAGTTCCGGGGCTCCACGTCATTAGTGGGCTGTGTGGCACCAGGAGATCTGGTGGGCAAGGATCTAAAGCAACTAAGAAAAGAGGACTTCCCCAACTGTTCTGGATCTGAGTCCTTGCATCAGAGTAAAACCAAGACTTGGGCAGGAACAGATAAAGTCTCGTTGAAGCAGGAGCCCCTTCCTGCTCAGCCTCCACAAACACACCCCTACCACCCCCGCCAGAATGAACTATACCCCTCCCCACCTTCTCCTCTCCCTCAGCCACCTCCTGCTATAAATGGTGTACAAGCAGGACCGGAAAGCTCTCCAGACACAGTGCCTGTTCAGAGGCCCGGCCGCTCTCGGAACTGCACGCGCCAACGGGTCAGGAGCAGCAAGGGAAAAGGACCCAATGAGGTCCACATCTTAAAGGAGATGGCCGATAAGGAGTACTCCTCCCCTGATTTCACTGGGAAATACGACGAAACATCTTCTGATGGTTCGAACACCCGTAGAAAGCACAAATGTTCCCCGCGGACCACTGTTCGCCCCCCCAGTGGGGTCCAGCAAGCGACCAACTTGGGAAACTCCCATCATTTGCCTCTGTTTCTCTGTAGTATTCTGGGACTGCAAACGCTTCTAAGCACTGAGCTTATTCTGCACTGA